The region ATAATTTTTCAATCATAAATTGCTCTTTCGGACTATTAAATTCCCACGAATTTTCTTTGAATAAATTCTCAGTAAATTGACGCGTCATCGTCATTATGGCTGAATTTTTAAATGTATCCTGTTTATAAGACAAGATTGTTCTGAAAAAATTCGTCTTGATATCTAAGGTTACTTCAAATGAAAAAAATATTTTCAAAATGAAAAAATAAAGACTTTCTGCATAAAAATCATCATCAATCTGAGAATGATGGAATTCCAGAAAACTATCGATAATAAAACGTGCTTTTATTACATAGGGGTGATGATTATGTTTTTTCATTAGGTAATAACCTGACATAATTCTATTTTCTTTACTAATAACTTCATAAACATTGGACCGTAAGGCAAGCTCCATGAAAATCAATTGATCATCTGTAAAACGTTCATTTCTAACGTTGATAAAGGAAGGTTGAAAACTGAAAAGAGACGTAGCTATATCTTTTATTGAAGGTTCACTTAGGCGAAAAGTATCAAATTCAGCTTTATTTTCAAGAAAAGCCTCTTCTAATTTTATCAACCGAAATCCTTTTAGGTCGTTTGAAACGGATGTGAAATTTTTTCTAAGCTTTAAAGGCTTTTGTCTTAGGATGCTTTGCTGAAATAATTCTTCCGTGTGATCGTATGTAATAGTCTTGAAAAAATAATTAATCATTATTTTACACGTAACATCACCAATAATTGTATAATAATTATCTGTTTTGGTGAGAGTCAATCCAAGTTGTTTTAAAATAATTTTAACTTTCTGTAGCTCTTTTAAGCAGTAACTATGGGAGATCGATAGGTCTGAACACAATTTAAAGATGTGCACTTTCTTTTCTCTAGCCAATGTAGATGTTAACTGATAGGCTATTGAATTATTAAGGTAAAATAATAATAAACGTTTCTCAGGATTATGTTGATCATTATCCTTAAAATCAGGACTGAAATAAATTGATTTATCTTTAATAATACAAAAATAGTCTAATGCTAATTCTGTTAAATCTTCATTTATTTTATTGATTAGGCGAGTGGTAGTGGAACGATTGTAGCCTGTTAATTGACAGAGATCATGAATCGTAATTTTTTCTTGTGTTATTATGTGATGATAAACGGTTATTTTTTTAAAGTCTAATTCGTTAAAATAATCTAATTGTGTCGGTGTATCTAACAATAGTTTGCCTCCTGTTTTCTTCATGTGATAAAAATTGTTCAGATTATAATATCTGTATATGAAACTTTTTGTGTATAAAAAGATAATCACCAAGTTTTAGTGAGAGATACAATTATATCATAAAAGGAATAGTTAACGAATGACTATTATAATAGGAGGATAATAATGAACGTTGATAAACATTTCAATGATTATATGATATATAGAGTTAAGTTCAAAGAATCAGGCTGCACTTTTTACCGTAGTGTTATTGCGAGTATTGAGGACACTGCTACTAGTTTGCGTGATCGCTTGGAAGCTGAATTAATTTCAGAAAATGTCACAATCGAAGACGTTTGTGAAGAAGAATACGCTTTAGAATTAGTTGTATCATAAACAATTTGGTTTATTTATAGTTAAAAATAACCTTTTTATAAAAAATGATTTAACCTCTAATTTTCTTTTGTTATAATAACAAAAGAAAATTAGAGGAGGACTGTTTATTATGAATGAAGAGGAACAAGACTTAGAAGTAATCAAAAAAGATGTGGCAGATATGTTAGCCTCTCTTGAGGCAGGTGTCCCTCAAGTAAGCGAGTCAGAAAAACCGCTAGAAGCGTATTATCAAGAGGCAGAAAACTTAAAAAATAAGGTGGCCACTTTATTTGATAAAATTTACGATTAGTTAATTTATTACTATAGTAGCAATAAGACAAACACCCCCTTACCAGTTTTTGATGGCTAAGAGGATGTTTGTCTTATTTAATTTCAATTTCAATTTAATTTTAGAACTGTTTCTCTTTTAATTAATTTATGCGGGATGACCATACGAACTCCTGTTGCATTGGTATGGTGTAGCTGTTCCATTACTTTTTGTAAACTTTTTTTCCCTAGTTGGGTAATTTCGACATCAATGCTCGTTAAATAAGGATGGGTTAGGGTAGCGAAGATAGAGTTGTTAAAACTAATAATAGATAAATCATCAGGTACCCGATAACCTGACAGCTCTGCTAATTGCATTACTCTAAGAGCAAAGATATCATCAATTACAACGACAGCTGTCGCGCTAGTTTCTTTTAATAGACTTTCGAAATTGAGTAAATCAGCAGTTGTTTCCATAGAAACAGCTGGATAGCAAGGTAGATTAGCCAACATTAACGCTTTTTGATAACCAAAGTAGCGTTCAAAATATAAATTTTCATGAGTTGTATTCGTAACAAATAGAATGGATTGATGTCCATTTTCTATTAAAAAATCAGTCGCATTTTTTCCTAATAATTGGTTATCATTATCAACATAAACAATATCTTCTTCATTCTTATAAGGTTGTCCGACTAAGGTAAAGGGGATATTATTTTTATATAAATAATCAATTATGGGATCTTGACTGTCAGAATAAAGTAAGATAAACCCATCAACCTGTTTTTGGAGGTGCATCAAGCGAACGTTTTCTAAAAGTAAGTCAAAAGTTTTTGCTGTCGCAACTGAAATAGTCACTTGAAAAGTTCGTGCTTCTTCATTAATAGCATTGATCATTTCCAAATAGAAAGGATTACCAATTCTTTCTTTAGAATCTAGTGGTGGCAGAATTACGCCAATGGCATTAGCCGTTCTTTTCCCTAAATTTCGTGCAGCGATATTAGGCACGTAACCCATTTCTTCCATTACTTTTCTAACTTTTTTCTTAGTATTATCTGAAATGCTTGGATGATCATTAATCACCCGTGATACAGTCGATGTGGCGACACCTGCTTCTTTTGCAACATCTTTTACAGTAACCGTCATAGTGACACTCCTTTTTATCTTTCAACAGAGAATGAATAAGTGGTATTAAATCTTTTGGTCTGGTTTGGAGATAATTCGATTGATCCCCAAGTTGGGTGATGTATCGCATCCGGTAATTCTTGTGGTTCGATTGCTAGACCATAGTTGGAGTGCATTGGCTTTCCGTTTACCATAAAGTTTGCATCAAACCCAGTCGTAGAAAATAATACCATACTTTGACGATTACTTGCTACTGTTAGTTGTCGACCGCTAAGAGATTCAGAGAGTATTAACTGTTTTTTTGTTTGAGGCTGTAAGATAAAAGCATCGTCTAAACCAATTGGAAGTACTTCGAATACCTCGTTTAAATATCTTGGTTTAGTAAAATCAAAAGGCGTACCCGAAACTTTCAAGAGTCTTCCAGTAGGGATTTTTTCAGAATCCAGTTCTAAAATATTATCAGCAGCGATTGTTAATTGATGAGACGTAATATCTCGCTTTCCGTTGCCAGATAAATTAAAATAACTATGATTAGTAGGATTGATAAGTGTCAATGCTTTTGATTGACACACCGTTGTCATTGATAGAGAATTATGACTCAATTCATAGCAATTAGTTACTAATATGGGACCGGGATATCCTGATAAATAATCAGTTAAACGAAAGAGAACCCCAACAGTAGTTGAAGTTTCAAATAATTGATAGTCCCAATACTGTTGCGACCAACCGTTTTTTCCTCCGTGTATATGATGATTACCATTATTTTTACTAAACTTCCAATGCTTCCATTGAGCATCTTTCAAACGTCCAGCAACAGGACCTACAGTAGCACCGAAAAATGCTGTATCATTCAAGATTGTTTTAGGCTCATCAAGGCTTAACAAAATATTTTCAGTTACACCGTTTTTGTCTGGCGTGAAAAGCTCATACATTCGGGCACCAAAATTCAAAAAACTAGCGGTAATAGTGCCATTTTGAAGAGTGATTTTGCTGATGTTTTGATAAAAATTTTCTTCTATGTGACTGCTAATCATGATGGCTATTCCAAGTGTTGTGTAAGTAATCATATGTTAATTGATCAGTTTTTGTAACCAAAGGAATATTGGCACCAAGTTCTTTGGTTGTGCCAACCCCGATAGGTAAGGCACGACTCTTAATGATAGCTTGTATACCCGCTTTAGAGTCTTCGATTCCAATACATTCTTCAGGTTGAATATTTAAACCCTTAGCGGCTGCAATGAAAATATCAGGCGCAGGTTTCCCAAAGGGAACTTTTGCAGGATCAGCAACTGTATCAAAAAATGATGTTAAGGCCATCTTTTCAAGTAAGAATGGTCCGTTTTTACTTGCAGAGGCTAGACCAATCTTCACTTGATGTGCTTTTAGTTCTTGAAGTAATGCTAAGATACCTGGAAAGACATCTTTGGGACCGATAGATTGAATAGTACTAAGATAATAATGATTTTTCTTTTCAGCCAATCTCGCACATTCTTCTAATGTATATTTATTTGTTTGGTCGCCATGGTTTAAAATCAGTTTTAAAGAATCTTCTCGGCTAACCCCTTTTAGACTTTCGTTAAAATCACGATCAATTGTTATTCCTAATTCTTTTGCTAGTAATTTCCATGCTTGATAATGGTATTCTGCGGTATCTGTAATGACGCCATCCAGATCAAATAATACCCCTTTAAACATTGAGATTCATCCTTTCAAATTCAACTAGAAGATGTTTGACTATTTTGAGCAACAAACATCTTCTTTGATTATTTTATACTATTAAACAGACTGAGTAGGGACGGTTAAAACATTTGTTAAGGTAACTTGACTACCGTAGAGTGTAATGTCTAGTGGGTTACCTTGTAAAAGAGTCAATGTCACGGTATCATCAACACATATTTTCAATAAACGTTGACGATAATTGATGTGAAATTCATATTTTTCCCATTTTTTTGGTAAGAAAGGTGCAAAGCTTAAGTGTTCATCAAATGTTTTCATTTGAGCAAACCCTTGGACAATCGCTAACCAGCTACCTGTCATAGAAGTAATATGAAGACCATCCTCTGTATCATTATTGTAGTTGTCTAAATCTAAGCGAGCAGTTCGTTGGTACATTTCTACAGCTTTTTCTTCAAAACCTAATTCAGCTGCTAAAATAGCATGGATAGAAGGGGATAAAGATGATTCGTGAACAGTCATTGGTTCATAAAAATCAAAATTAGCTTGCTTTTCCTCTAAGGTATAGTGGTTTCCAAAGAAATAAATACCTTGTAAGACATCCGCTTGTTTAATAAAACAAGAGCGTAAAATACGATCCCATGACCATTTTTGGTTTAGAGGTAAATGTTTAGGATCTAAGTCATTGACTGCGATTAATTCTTTATCTAAAAAAGTATCATGTTGAACAAAAATACCTAGCTCATCATTAGTAGGGTAATACATATTAGTAATAATATCTTCCCAATTTTTTAATGTCGCTTCCGGAATTACATGAGGCGTGATTTCTTTATACTTGTAATAGCTTTCGGAAGTATAACGGAGAACCCATGCGGCTATCGTGTTAGTATACCAATTGTTATTAATATTATTTTCATATTCGTTTGGTCCTGTCACACCATGAATCATATACTTACCTTTGGTTGTAGAGTAGTGAACACGATCTGCCCAAAATTTAGCAATTTCGATTAACACTTCAAGCCCGTCAGTTTCTAAATAACTAGTATCACCTGTATAATTTGTATAGTTATAAATAGCGTAGGCGATTGCGCCGTTGCGATGGATTTCTTCAAAGGTAATTTCCCACTCATTATGGCACTCAACACCAGTAAAAGTTACCATTGGATAAAGCGCGCCATCAAGTCCCTGTTGTTTAGCGTTATGTTGTGCTTGTGCTAACTGATTGTGACGATATTTAAGTAAATTTTTAGTAACAGAAGAATCTGCTAGAGCTAAGTATAGTGGGACAGCATAAGCTTCGGTATCCCAATAAGTAGCTCCACCATATTTTTCACCTGTAAAACCTTTAGGACCGATATTTAATCGCTCGTCTTCGCCATAATAGGTAGAGAACAGTTGGAATAAGTTGAAACGAATACCTTGTTGTGCTTCTTCGTCGCCTTCGATAACAACATCTGCTAGTTCCCAACGTTTAGCCCATGCAATATCTTGAGCCTGACGTAAGTCTGAATAAGTATTATTTTTTAAGTTATTTAAAATAGCAGTTGCTTTTGCTAATTGTGTTGACTGAGGATGGTCTCTGCTTGTAATTATTGCAATTCGTTTTTCTAAAGTTATAGGTTGATTAGGTAGTAAATCAAACTCAAAAATCTCACTTGTTACTAAAGGTCCGGTTGTCTTAATCGGATTTACCTCAGGTTG is a window of Vagococcus intermedius DNA encoding:
- a CDS encoding MarR family transcriptional regulator, producing MLDTPTQLDYFNELDFKKITVYHHIITQEKITIHDLCQLTGYNRSTTTRLINKINEDLTELALDYFCIIKDKSIYFSPDFKDNDQHNPEKRLLLFYLNNSIAYQLTSTLAREKKVHIFKLCSDLSISHSYCLKELQKVKIILKQLGLTLTKTDNYYTIIGDVTCKIMINYFFKTITYDHTEELFQQSILRQKPLKLRKNFTSVSNDLKGFRLIKLEEAFLENKAEFDTFRLSEPSIKDIATSLFSFQPSFINVRNERFTDDQLIFMELALRSNVYEVISKENRIMSGYYLMKKHNHHPYVIKARFIIDSFLEFHHSQIDDDFYAESLYFFILKIFFSFEVTLDIKTNFFRTILSYKQDTFKNSAIMTMTRQFTENLFKENSWEFNSPKEQFMIEKLLSTIAIHILSKQVNIYIDTIKTPDVEMVLKNELNEVLSERSFNITNDYELANLVIIDYPISDISDKKTIFFNNHLSIASRKKLVMEIMTYYYDLLSMVDY
- the pgmB gene encoding beta-phosphoglucomutase, which gives rise to MFKGVLFDLDGVITDTAEYHYQAWKLLAKELGITIDRDFNESLKGVSREDSLKLILNHGDQTNKYTLEECARLAEKKNHYYLSTIQSIGPKDVFPGILALLQELKAHQVKIGLASASKNGPFLLEKMALTSFFDTVADPAKVPFGKPAPDIFIAAAKGLNIQPEECIGIEDSKAGIQAIIKSRALPIGVGTTKELGANIPLVTKTDQLTYDYLHNTWNSHHD
- a CDS encoding glycoside hydrolase family 65 protein, whose translation is MQQTKRLFDIDPWKIASTTLDKTQRRLQESLTSIGNGYMGMRGNFEETYSGDHHQGTYLAGVWYPDKTRVGWWKNGYPEYFGKVINAMNFISLELILNGQLVDLATTSYDDFYLELDMKNGILSRQYTVITPKTTVRFTFERFLSLDNPELGVVKFSAESLKGNGSLSVISKLDNNIHNEDSNYDEMFWEEQAINEVVDPFSYLTVRTIPNEFQIEQFTVTAAMTHISQPEVNPIKTTGPLVTSEIFEFDLLPNQPITLEKRIAIITSRDHPQSTQLAKATAILNNLKNNTYSDLRQAQDIAWAKRWELADVVIEGDEEAQQGIRFNLFQLFSTYYGEDERLNIGPKGFTGEKYGGATYWDTEAYAVPLYLALADSSVTKNLLKYRHNQLAQAQHNAKQQGLDGALYPMVTFTGVECHNEWEITFEEIHRNGAIAYAIYNYTNYTGDTSYLETDGLEVLIEIAKFWADRVHYSTTKGKYMIHGVTGPNEYENNINNNWYTNTIAAWVLRYTSESYYKYKEITPHVIPEATLKNWEDIITNMYYPTNDELGIFVQHDTFLDKELIAVNDLDPKHLPLNQKWSWDRILRSCFIKQADVLQGIYFFGNHYTLEEKQANFDFYEPMTVHESSLSPSIHAILAAELGFEEKAVEMYQRTARLDLDNYNNDTEDGLHITSMTGSWLAIVQGFAQMKTFDEHLSFAPFLPKKWEKYEFHINYRQRLLKICVDDTVTLTLLQGNPLDITLYGSQVTLTNVLTVPTQSV
- a CDS encoding aldose epimerase family protein, with translation MISSHIEENFYQNISKITLQNGTITASFLNFGARMYELFTPDKNGVTENILLSLDEPKTILNDTAFFGATVGPVAGRLKDAQWKHWKFSKNNGNHHIHGGKNGWSQQYWDYQLFETSTTVGVLFRLTDYLSGYPGPILVTNCYELSHNSLSMTTVCQSKALTLINPTNHSYFNLSGNGKRDITSHQLTIAADNILELDSEKIPTGRLLKVSGTPFDFTKPRYLNEVFEVLPIGLDDAFILQPQTKKQLILSESLSGRQLTVASNRQSMVLFSTTGFDANFMVNGKPMHSNYGLAIEPQELPDAIHHPTWGSIELSPNQTKRFNTTYSFSVER
- a CDS encoding LacI family DNA-binding transcriptional regulator, yielding MTVTVKDVAKEAGVATSTVSRVINDHPSISDNTKKKVRKVMEEMGYVPNIAARNLGKRTANAIGVILPPLDSKERIGNPFYLEMINAINEEARTFQVTISVATAKTFDLLLENVRLMHLQKQVDGFILLYSDSQDPIIDYLYKNNIPFTLVGQPYKNEEDIVYVDNDNQLLGKNATDFLIENGHQSILFVTNTTHENLYFERYFGYQKALMLANLPCYPAVSMETTADLLNFESLLKETSATAVVVIDDIFALRVMQLAELSGYRVPDDLSIISFNNSIFATLTHPYLTSIDVEITQLGKKSLQKVMEQLHHTNATGVRMVIPHKLIKRETVLKLN